ATAAATCGCGTATTCTTTCCGGATATTATTGCTGTATTCCTGGTATACTTCCGGCGCTGCCCCCAGTACTTCAAGGTCCAGGTCCAGCAGCAGGTCGGTATCAGGTGTGTTGTTTTGCAGCGGGTGCGACTTCGTGGCGAGTATCAGGCGCTCCACTTCAGCAATTTCATCTTCCCAAAATTCTATCTTTTTAAGGAATTTCACCGCTTTTTCGGCACTTTTCTCCTCGTTATCTTTCGCAGTGGCTTTATAAATGATGTCATGGAAGAAGATGGCAAACAGAAATGCGTCCTTGTCGCGGATCATTTCCTCATGGGAAATAGCACTACTGAGCATTGTTCGTATATGCGTCAGTGTATGATAGTGCCTGCCTTTTGCGGTATAGTGTTCTTGCAGGTCTGCAAAGGTAGTAGTGATCAGCTCCTGATCAGCAGTGTATTTTTCGCAGAGATCTCTCCAGAGGTATTCCAAAATCAATGAATTCATAGAAAACAAATGTAATTGTTCCGACTAGATAAATACATCCAGGGTTGTTTTTATGGTAACATGTATTGATTTTTAAAAATGTATATATTGTGGTAAGTTTTATTATTTATCCTTATCATACTATGTTTAAAAAAATCTGTTTCTGTATAGGAGCGAGTTTGCTGTTAATAGCAGGTGATGTGAGGTCACAGGAGTTGAACCCACAGGTGGTACTTAGTGAGGTGATTGATGAACCGACATCTGGCGGCGCCAGAATCGTACAATTAAAAAATGGGAATACTTTATTCTTCAATTTTTCATCAAAAGCTGAAGTTGAAACCATTGTATTTGATGCGAATCATAAAAAGCTGGCATCTCTGGAAAATCGTCTGCAGGCAATCAGAAGTTTAGGGATTGGAAAAGGCTCATTTCGTGCTGCTTTTGAGGTAAACGGACAAGTAGCTGTATTTTTTGTAGACCCGGCAAAAAGCAATGAAAGTCTCTATTGTTTCACATTTGATGGAAATACGGGTAAATTATTGGAAGAAAAGTTGATAGGAGAGCGTGATGCTAAATCAAAATACACTTCCTATCAGGTGGCTGCTGATCCTGAATCCGGAAATTATGCAATAGCCACGATTCACAGTTATAAAGAAGGTGGTCTGCTAAAAATTACGCATTATTCAGCATCTGGTCAGGTTATTAATGAAGGTAATTATGAACGCACTGAAAATTGGTTTAGCCTGCTCGACATGTATGTACATGGTGCTGATTATGTCATCGTAAATATTTCCGACGTTAATGAAAAAGCTAGATCTGGTAAAGTATTAATCGCGCGGCTTTCGAAAGAAAATCATACCGTTGCTACAGAAGTGGTTACTACCTATGGTTACGGGGCAAGGCCCTCTGAAGGCAGGTTGAAATATAATCCAGCCAATAAACAATTATACTTATTTATTACCCTGGATGCGGAATACCTGGGAAGAGAATATACCATGAGAGGCTGGGGTGGGGATTATGTGCTTAAGATGAATATAATTGATCCGCTTACCCTTAAAACAAGTGTAGATAAATATATCGAGTGTCCGTCATTAACTACTTATTCAGAACAACATTTGAAACATAAAGGGAAATATAGTGGTATCATCCAGAATTTTCAATTAAATAAAGATGGTTCAGCCAGCCTGATGTTTGAAGATTTCGCTTTTGCTTCCAGTCCTAAACTTCCCGCTGGCATATATGATTTTGGCCCGGCGCTGAAAATAATCGGTGATATGGGCGTTGCACGCGTAAATAATGAAGGGGCAGATATCGGGGGGAGCTATGCTATCGCCAAAACCCAATATGGAGATAATAACTATCACATATTTTCAAGTTATAACAGAACCCGTAATCTGATGGAGTTTGATGCGTCACAAAAAAGGCAAAACGGATATCTTTCGTTGAATCATCTTTTTATCAACGATCAACTATACTTGCTTTATAACAATCTCAGCGAAAATATAAATGATGAAGAGGGTTTTAAGCGTAAAGAAAACGTCAGTAAGATCGGAAAGACGAATACCATGCTGGTTTGGTTTGACGGGACAAAAATCCATCAGCAATACCTCTTTGGCGATCCTCAAAAGCTCGGAACCAATAGGTATAGCCGCCTTGATCTTAATGCTTTCAGTGCTGATGGTAAATCCTTTGCTACATTACTGGTAGAGCGTAATGGCTCAAAGTATGAAGCACATATTGCCTGGGTAAAATTCTAACTAACAATTAACTATAAACGAAAACGGTCTCTACGCAGTAGGGACCGTTTTTTCGTTTATAGCTATTAGAAGATAAGTATTTAGTATAAATTATACCAAATGGTTATTTCCTGGTAATGTAAAGAAAAACTACCTGTTTGGTGATCCCGGGAAAAAAGATGAATCCAGGTTCTGCAAAATAGAAATGAATAGTTTCAGTCTGGATAAAAAGACGTTGGCCACTATGATGATAGAGCGAAAAGGGAAGGAGAAGCGGGCATATGTGGTGTGGCTGCGTTTCTGATCTGGCTATAAAAGTAAAAGGACCGCAATACTGCGGTCCTTTTACTTTTATTATAAACCTTGATGGTTGTATTACGCTTTAGCAGCAGCTTGTGAACGGATTACGTTCAGTGCGCCACCAGCTTTGAACCACTCGATCTGTTGCTCGTTGTAAGTGTGGTTTACAGCAAACTCGTCGGTGCTGCCATCTTTGTGATGCAGAACTACGGTCAGTTGTTTACCAGGAGCAAAGGTAGTCAGACCCAGGATGTCGATGTTGTCATCTTCCTGGATTTTATCGTAGTCTTCTTTGTTAGCGAAAGTCAGACCCAGCATACCTTGTTTTTTCAGGTTGGTTTCGTGGATACGGGCGAAAGATTTCACCAGGATAGCACGAACACCCAGATGACGAGGCTCCATAGCAGCGTGTTCACGGCTGGAACCTTCACCATAGTTTTCGTCACCAACTACAACAGCACCCAGACCAGCAGCTTTGTAAGCACGCATGGTAGCAGGAACTGCACCGTATTCGCCAGTCAGCTCATTCTTAACGGTATCAGTTTTGTCGTTGAATGCGTTTACCGCACCAATCAGCATGTTGTTGGAGATATTATCCAGGTGACCGCGGTATTTCAACCATGGACCAGCCATAGAGATGTGGTCAGTGGTACATTTACCTTTTGCTTTGATCAGAAGTTTCAGACCTTTCAGGTCAGTTCCTTCCCATGCCGCGAATGGAGCCAGCAGCTGCAGACGATCGGAAGTAGGAGAAACGATTACCTGAACGCCGCTACCGTCAACAGCAGGAGCCTGGTAGCCGGCATCTTCTACTGCGAAACCTTTAACAGGCAGTTCGAAACCTTTAGGTTCATCCAGCTTAACCTGTTGGCCATCCTTGTTAGTCAGGGTGTCAGTCAGCGGGTTGAAAGTCAGGTCACCAGCGATAGCCAGTGCAGTAACGATTTCAGGAGAAGCAACGAATGCGTGGGTAGAAGCCAGACCATCATTTCTTTTCGCGAAGTTACGGTTGAAAGAAGTGATGATAGAGTTCTTACGGTTAGGGTCATCTACGTGACGCGCCCATTGACCGATACAAGGTCCGCAGGCGTTAGCCAGTACAACACCACCTACCTGTGCAAAAGTGTTCAGTAAACCATCTCTTTCGATAGTGTAGCGAACCAGCTCAGAACCTGGAGTGATGGTATATTCAGATTTCATACCCAGACCTTTGTCAATAGCCTGTTGAGCCAGAGACGCAGAACGGGAGATATCTTCGTAAGAAGAGTTGGTGCAGGAACCGATCAGGGCTACTTCCAGTTTCTCAGGCCAGTTGTTTTCTTTAACTGCCTGTGCAAATTTGGAGATAGGCCATGCCAGATCCGGTGTGAACGGACCATTTACATATGGTTCCAGTTCATCCAGGTTGATTTCGATTACCTGATCGTAGTATTTAGCAGGATCAGCGTAAACTTCAGCATCCGGACGCAGGTGTTCTTTCACTGTATCAGCAGCTGCAGCAACTTCCGCTCTGCTGGTCAGTTTCAGGTAGTCAGCCATTTTCTCGTCGTAAGCGAAGAGAGAGCAGGTTGCACCAATTTCAGCACCCATGTTACAAATGGTTGCTTTACCGGTAGCACTGAATGAATCAGCACCTTCACCGAAATATTCAACGATAGCACCGGTACCACCTTTTACAGTCAGGATACCAGCAACTTTCAGGATAATATCTTTTGCAGAAGTCCAGCCAGACATTTTACCGGTCAGTTTCACACCGATCAGTTTTGGCATCTTCAGCTCCCAAGGTAAGCCAGCCATCACGTCTACCGCGTCAGCACCACCAACACCAATAGCGACCATACCCAAACCACCTGCATTAGGGGTGTGAGAGTCAGTACCAATCATCATACCGCCAGGGAATGCGTAGTTTTCCAGTACTACCTGGTGGATGATACCAGCACCTGGTTTCCAGAAACCAATACCGTATTTGTCGGAGATAGAAGAAAGGAATGCGTAAACTTCTTTGTTTGTATCATTAGCAGTCGCCAGATCTTGAACAGCGCCTACTTTAGCTTGAATCAGGTGATCACAGTGTACAGTAGAAGGAACCGCTACTTTGCTACGACCAGCGGTCATGAACTGCAGCAACGCCATCTGGGCAGTTGCATCTTGCATCGCTACACGGTCCGGAGCAAAATCCACATAGGATTTGCCTCTCTCAAAAGGTGTAGTAGTAGGTGCGGATAAGTGTGCGTATAGAATCTTTTCTGCCAGGGTGAGCGGACGACCTAACATCTTCCGGGTCGCTTCCACCTTACCCGGTAATGCCGCATACACTCCTTTAATCATGTCAATATCAAACACCATGATAAAAAATATTTAAGAGCGATTAAAAATTGACTGCAAAATTACACTAAAATCAACAAGTTTTTAAATTAAATCACGTGAGAATGTGATTGCACGATGTTAATGTTAATTATCATATTTAATTAGTAAACAACGTTCAGTATTGTGGATTTTTACCCGTTTTCTGCCAATAAACTGATAATCAGGCAAATTTTCGCCCAAATTGTCCATCCTGCACTGCTTGTTTTTAACAGTGGAAAATGATAAATTTGATTCATGAACCGAATTAAAGATTTCGTGGAATGGAAGGCATTCGGTGTTTGCAGTACAATTGGTGAGAAACTCGGTGTTGCAACTTCACGGATTCGCCTCTTTTTCATCTATGCCACTTTCCTGACAATGGGATCACCGGTGATCGTGTACATGGTCCTGGCTTTCTGGGTAAATATGAAAAATTATATCCTGAACGCCCGCAGAAACCCTGTGCGTTATCTGTAATAGCTTTTATTATATATTGCGGTTAAATTTAATGACGCTTTCCGCGTATAAGATTTAACCTATGAAATTATTTGCCCTATACTGTGCTGTCATCGCAGTTCTGATTTGCTCCGCCTGTCAAAAGAAAAACAACGATATCTCCCAGCAGGAACCCGCACCTGCCGAACCTTTTAAATGCCGCGTCGTAGAAACCAGATCAGGTAAGGTCGGTGATAATACCAACAAGCCTATCATTGTTACTTTTACCTACGACTCCACCGGCAGAGTAATCTTCTCGGAAGATAAATCATCGGCCTACCGCTACCAGGACAGCATCCTGTACACAGATACTTCCCTATTGCTGATAAACAGACAGGGAAAGGATTACAGCACACGTACCACTTTTTATACCGCCTTAAACCCGGTCACCAAACAGCCGGCATATGAAATCGTTACACTCCCTTCTCCTACAGATCCAACCTGGATGAAGGATTCATTTATTTACAGGTACGCCACAGACGGACTGATAGTAGGCCTCGATGTTGTACATATTACCCATCCTACACCAACAACAGGCGCAAAACAATTGTCAATAGACCATGAAGGCCGTATCCTGTCTGCATCTTACGACGGCTATACCTATATACATTCCTATCAGGAACAACCCTATCCTGGCTCCTGGACATACGACATAGGCCTGATTCCAACCTACCTGTATATCCGGCAGCCCAATCAAAAAAATCCGGTATATCTCAAAACCGGTACAACAACCTATAATACCGCGTCTGCATTGCCTATCCGTAATACCACATATCGTTATGTGCTGGATAAATATCAACGTGTCGATACCATCTACATTACTTCTACAACACCCGGTTCGGCCACGGTTGAATACAGTTACACCAAGCTGATTTATGCATGTGACTAAACCGGCTATACAGGAGCTGTAGTAACTGTCCCGGATATACGAATGGTGAATACATGATAAAAATATATATTATAAAAAATGCAGAGATATTATATTTTTATATCTAGATAACCTACATTATATAACCCATCTGCATATATTTTACCGACTTAAATATTTAACCTATGAAGTTCCATCTGCAGCTGCTCATGGCAGCAGCGCTACTGTCTGCATGTTCGAAGTCCAAATCAGACACGACAACACCTACACCTGTTTATCAGCCCAAAGTATCCATGCGCGTTACACTTTGGAAAGGCCCTGAACTTTTAAATCATGCCATGAGCTATGAAACAAGCGGCTGGTATGATGCTACCCTTGCCGGTGGACCCGCAAATGCCGCCTTTACGTTCGAGTTTAAAGGAAGCAACGGTATGAAAAAAAATACCGACACCCTGGTACATGGTTTCGGTACTACGGATAATGCCGGCCAGGCTAAAATAAACTATGGCCCGCTGAAAGCATATAAAGACGGGGAACTAACCCTGAGTGTGACTTTCGACAGCAGCAAACTCAAAACGCAGACAACAGTTACCAAAGATCAATACACCATCAGAACAAAGGAGGATTTACGGAATATGGC
This window of the Chitinophaga sp. Cy-1792 genome carries:
- a CDS encoding aconitate hydratase, which codes for MVFDIDMIKGVYAALPGKVEATRKMLGRPLTLAEKILYAHLSAPTTTPFERGKSYVDFAPDRVAMQDATAQMALLQFMTAGRSKVAVPSTVHCDHLIQAKVGAVQDLATANDTNKEVYAFLSSISDKYGIGFWKPGAGIIHQVVLENYAFPGGMMIGTDSHTPNAGGLGMVAIGVGGADAVDVMAGLPWELKMPKLIGVKLTGKMSGWTSAKDIILKVAGILTVKGGTGAIVEYFGEGADSFSATGKATICNMGAEIGATCSLFAYDEKMADYLKLTSRAEVAAAADTVKEHLRPDAEVYADPAKYYDQVIEINLDELEPYVNGPFTPDLAWPISKFAQAVKENNWPEKLEVALIGSCTNSSYEDISRSASLAQQAIDKGLGMKSEYTITPGSELVRYTIERDGLLNTFAQVGGVVLANACGPCIGQWARHVDDPNRKNSIITSFNRNFAKRNDGLASTHAFVASPEIVTALAIAGDLTFNPLTDTLTNKDGQQVKLDEPKGFELPVKGFAVEDAGYQAPAVDGSGVQVIVSPTSDRLQLLAPFAAWEGTDLKGLKLLIKAKGKCTTDHISMAGPWLKYRGHLDNISNNMLIGAVNAFNDKTDTVKNELTGEYGAVPATMRAYKAAGLGAVVVGDENYGEGSSREHAAMEPRHLGVRAILVKSFARIHETNLKKQGMLGLTFANKEDYDKIQEDDNIDILGLTTFAPGKQLTVVLHHKDGSTDEFAVNHTYNEQQIEWFKAGGALNVIRSQAAAKA
- a CDS encoding PspC domain-containing protein, with translation MNRIKDFVEWKAFGVCSTIGEKLGVATSRIRLFFIYATFLTMGSPVIVYMVLAFWVNMKNYILNARRNPVRYL